The segment TCCCCTCAAGAGCGTTGCGAAGAAGATAACGCGCCCACCCTTTCCGGAGTTTATAGCTTAGGGGCAACTGCAAGCTGAACGAGATTACGCGCCGGTCAAAAAAAGGGAATCGTTCTTCAACAGCGAGCCATCCAATGCGAGCATTTGCAAATTCAAGAACCCACTGCCATATTCCTCCCACTAACTGGGCCCAGTGCTCTTGACGGGGATGCCACGCACGCTGCCGGTTGGTTTGATGCTGAGCCAGCCATTGCTCTATCAGCGGGGATAAATGATAAGCTTCTGAAAAACGGACAAGTTTTTCTTGTTGACGCAACCGCTGATGCTCTCGCTTTCGACGCCATGCTACAGGCACCCATGGCCGCACGCCCGCCTGCATCAGAAGCTTTCTGAAAGGAATATCGAATCTACGTTGCAGATACCATCCCCCTTTCCAGAAATGCCACCACTGAAAAGAGCGAGCCCATCGCTCAAGAATTGCGCCCCCGAATTTTTGCGCAACCCGTCTCGCAGAGAGTCCTTCCACCTGAGCAAAACGTTCGACTTCCCGGGCAAACTGGTCCCACTGGCCTCGGTAAAAAAGATCAGCCAGTAGCGCCCATCCATAAGTAAGTACACTGTCGCCATCCAGGCCACTCAGTATAACTCGCACATTGTGCGTCTTCAGCGCCTGTGCTACGCCAACAGGAATATGATAATTTGTAGAGAAAAAGGGCTGACCGTAGATTGAAAGTATCTGGTCCAGATGTACCAAAGGACTGACCTGATCAGCCTGAAATACATGAGGACACAGATTAGGAAAGCGTTGAATTACAGCCTCGGCATATTTACGTTCATCAATATGCGCGCGTTGCGCTGCCGGTATCCTGTCAAAGACAGCAGTTCCCGCATGCAACACTTGCGGCCTTAGCAGATAGGCTGCCATGCTGGTAACCGATGACGAATCGAGCCCGCCACTGAGCTGGGAACCGATTGGAAACGCACTGCGGAGCCGGCAGCGAACCGCCTCCTCAAAACAGGCGCGAAACGCCTCGACGTATTCGGCCTCGGTGCGAAAGCGCAGCTCCTGCTCCAGATCAGGCTGCCAGTAGCGCCAGCGGCGCAGTCCCTGAACGTCTACCTGCAGCGCATGCCCGCCGGGAAGTCGCCGTATGGCCTGGTAAAACGTGCGTTCTTTTTCGGTATACTGTGTCTGCGCCAGGAAATGCAGAATCATTTCCTCGTCAATGTCCTGCGGTACTTCGGGCAGCAGCCGCACGGCAGGTAGAAGCGTGGCGAAAGCAAAACGGTGGCGGTCATACAGGTAGTAAAACGGCCGCACGCCCATACCGTCCCGTGCTGCAAACAGCCGTCGGGCCTGCCGGTCCCAGATGGCAAAGGCGAAGTCCCCGATCAGACGGTCCGGACAGGCAGTGCCCCAGCGTCGATAGGCTGCCAGAATCAGCTCAGCGTCTGTTATGGGCTGCGCATCCCGGGAACGAAGCTGCAGGGCTCGCAGCAGTTCGTCGCGGTTGTCGATGCGCGCATCGGCAACCAGCACCAGATCTCCTTCCGAAGCGATCAGGGGCTGCTGCTCATGCAACGACTCCGGTGTGGTATGCAGCATCCAATGGGCCAAGAACACGGAGCCTTCCTGCCAATAGCTGTGTCCATCTGGCCCACGATGCGCCAGTGTCTTCAGCGCCGGTTGCAGCGTTTCAAGCGCTATCGGCCGTCCATTAAAGTGAATTATTCCCAAAATGGCGCTCATGCACGCTCCTGCTGCATAAACGCTTCGATAGCAGCCACTACGTCAGGCAGCAATTCCAATCCTGGAGGACGCTCCAGTGCCATCACAGGCACGTAGCGCGTCAGATACCCTACCTGCTGGAGATGCCGCGCTAAAGTCCGGGTTTGCTCCAGTAACACCCGCGTGTACGTGTGCAGCAGCAGCTCAAGAAAAGCTTCCTGTCCGCTCAATGGGCGAATTTGAATGGTCTCGCCGGGACGCAACGCAAACAGAGCCGCCAGGGGCAGCGGTCGATCTACGCTCTGGGGCACGCGGGTTACCCGTTTGTCAATAGCCGGATGCACGCGGGGCAATCCATCCGGCATTGTATGCATGGCCTGCGCCAGCGCATCTGGCCAGAGCTTGAGCTGTGGATAGGAGGGCAGAACCAGTGGAGGGCCATCAGACTGCTCATCCAGCACCAGCACATCATCGGTTACCAGCTGATAGCCCCGAGCATGCAGCGCGGCGGCCATGGTCGACTTGCCGTACCCCTTTTCAGCAATAAAGGCAACGACGCGCTCTCCCATGGCCACTGCACTGGCATGCAGCACCAGGTGGCCGCGCTGATGCATCAGGATGCCCAGTCCGATACCTAGGATGAGCACCCGTAGCGTTTCGGCTGGAAGGTCTTCTGGCACGTCAAACGTAATGCGTCGTCCCTCTTCAATGCGCAATAATCCTACCTGGTCGTAGATCAGCAGCGCTTCTGATGGCGTTACGCGCAGTCGGTTCCCTACCCGCTTTAGCCCGCGGGCCAGGGGCTTGAGATTCGCCCGGTAGACGAAAATCTCTCCCGGCGCTGGCTGAGCCGCCCGTAGCTCCGGAAGAGGAATTTCGGAGCAGAGATGCAGTCCATAGATCGAATAGTGATACGGCCACTTCTGGCCTGAATCTGCTGTCCTCTCGGATGCCACTGCGGAAGACGGGTTGTTCGGCATGCAACGCTGGCTTTTACCTCAGCAAGGGAACAGGTGCCCCGCTCTTGTTGCAATTTAGTTTACCTGACTGCCTTCCGGATGCGCCGATGGCGCATCTACCGAGCAAGTTTCGGCATACGTCGGAGGGCGACGCCAGCGCAGGCGTGCAATGACAGGACGGTGATCCGAAAGCTGAACGGCCGGAACCGTTCCCTCCAGCACCTCCCATTCACGGCTGACCAATACATGATCAATGCGTACCAGCGGCCGCGCCGCCGGCCAGGTAGGCGTTGCAACACCTCCCAGACGGCCCGCTACGCGCAGACCTTGAGCCAGTTGACCGTAGAACCACTGGTCTGGCGTACTGTTGAAGTCCCCACTCAGGATAAGCGGCAACTGCTCCTGCGCAATCCATGCGCGGAGTTGCCGTACCTGCCGGGCTCGTTGCAGCATAGCCTTGCGATAGGCACCAAGCCATTGCCGCCAGGCTGCGAGGCGTTTCCAGTGGCCATTACGCAGCATTTCCCAGGGCTTGACCGGTCCGTATGACTGGAGCCGCACATTGTAGTGCACAAAGCGGCGCCCTTGCCAGCACAGCTCACTCCGAACGGCCTGATAGATGAGCCCTTCAGGGCCGCGTGCCAGCGGACGAGTCTCTTGCTGCATAACCGGCAGGCGTGTCATGGTGACCACCTCAGCAAACATGGGCCCGCGTGCGGAGTCGGGCGTCGAGAATTGATAGCCCTGCCGTTCCACTAACGGACGCAAATGGTGAATCAGTCGAACGGTGGACGTACGCTGAGGCCGAATAAAACGCCAGACGCCCACCTCCTGGAAGCTTATCACCTGCGGACGATAATGGGACGCAAAGGCCAGCAGCGTATCGCCCAGGCCCGGCTGATGCGTATCCGGTAGGTTGTAAGTCATGACCACAAGGGTATCCCCACGCGCATTTTCTGACGATACCTCGTAGAACGGAGCATGCCGCAGGCCATACAGCACCAGAGCCAGCAGTGCGCCTCCTGACCAGATCCAGCGCCGTTGCCATAGCATTAGCACAGCCCACCCTCCAAGTGCAGCGACCAGCAACGGTAGTCCCACAGCGAGTAGCTGCAACCACCAGGCTACTTCGGGAGGAATCCAGTAGGCCAGATAGGCAACCGCAAAAAGCCCCAGCAGACTTCCTCCCCCTGCATAGAAGAGCAGAGGAAGGGGCTTGCGAGCAGATGGCATGAAGCGTTTAACGCGTGGTCGTTGCGGTTACGGGCTGTTCTTCGACGGCCTTTTTCAGTCGCACCCGCTCCAGGATTTCCTGCCAGGCGCGCAGCGCCAGCGTATCGGGTAGCTCCACGTCGTCAAAGCGAATTAACTCGCCGGGTTCGATGTCGCGCGTCAGCATAGCCCCTGCCATGAGACCGATCGGGACATGATCCGGTTCGTCCAGAATGCGCACCGCCTCGCCCCGCACATCAAAGCTTCCGATTCCCCGTTCAATGCGGGTGCCTTTGGCAAGAGGGCGTTTGGCAACGGTGGCCACACTGATGCGCGGATGGCTTGTGTTGTTCAGCAGAATGCGCCGCTCGAAAAGCACGCGTCGAATGGTTTTCTGGATTTCAAGATGGCAGAGATGGAACGGGCGTAGCAGGACATAATAGGGGCCATCGCCCAGTTTGAGATACTGCAGATAGTCGCGCTGATAGTCGTCGTGTTCGGCTGCAATGAACACGCCAGCCGGCGCGCCGGGTGAGAGCACGTAGTCGCTGATCGGATGTCCGAGCCGGCGGGCGCCATCCGCTAGCGTACGCGCCCCTACTTCCACATCAGGCGACTGAATGCCCAGCATGCCACGTACGGCAATATCGGCCCCCAGTCCATTGGCTACCAGGGCTTGCTCGATCTGCACCTTGGTGCCATCGGTAAAGGCAGTCACCTGCGGAAGTGTAATCCCCTGTTTTCGGGCCCAGAAGTGCATCTCTTCAGGAGTGGGATTATGGTTCAGGTAGCGTTTGATATTGCCATAAACCAGCGGCCGGAATCCCATCTGCAGAATATCTTCGCGCAGCGCAGCCAGGCAGCCCGGCTGGTCGCCCTCCGCTTCGGTCAGCAGCCCGCGATCGACAAAGTAGGAGCCGGTCGTAATGTGAAACTCTGCATCCATGGTTACGACCGGCAGTCCGGCTTCCAGCACCCGGTTAACCACTTCCGTTGCATGAATCACATCGCCACTGCACTCGACCACCAGATCGGCATGTTCAATCAGGTCGTCCAGGCTGTTGGTAAGGAGTTCCGGTCGCGGAAAATCTGGGCGATTGCGAATGTCGGTACGCGTCAAGACGCGGGTTACGCGCAGATCCTTTACATGCTGCATCGCCATGACAAAGCCGCGGGCGATGAAGCCGCTGCCAACCACCCCGATGCGATAGGAATCTGCCATGGACATTCACTCGTCAGGTTAGACGCGTTCTCAAATGATCCGCAAGCCGCAAGCTCAGTGCCACAATTGTTAGCGTCGGGTTTGCAAAACCACCTGTCGGAAAAACAGACGATCCAGTTACATACAGATTCTTTACACCGTGCACGCGACAGTTGGGATCCACGACCCCTTCGCGGGGGCTGGCATGCATACGGGTGGTTCCCATGTGATGGAATCCCCCGGTAATCCCATCGGGGGGTATGCGGCGTAACGTTTCCACCTGCACACGCCCCCATCCCAGATGGGCCAGTTCCCGGGCAACCAGTTGCTGCGCGCGCTGCAGGCTTTCTACATCCTGGCGACTGATCTGCCAGTGCAGTTCCAGGCGTGGCTGTCCAAACACATCCCTGCGACGGGACAGCCGCACCCGACTTTCTGGATTCGGGGCCTGCTCGGTCATATGATGCAGCACAAAAGCGACCGGCATGCGCTCCTCACTTTTTTTGCCTTTTAGAGAGAGCAGGCGCGTGGTAGCCCAGGGGATTAAGCGAGGCATATCACGTGCCAATCGGAAAAGCTGGCGAGGTAAGTCTTCTGGCCAGGTGCGGTGCCGAACCGCTTCCCGCAGGATGCGCAGCGCTTCAAATCCGCCCCAGAGCAACGGATTGTTGCGACGGGGCAGCGCGGCGCGATCGCTTGGCCAGAGCGCCACGCAGTAATTCAGCAGTCCCTCGCGCCGCACCACTTCCTCCCGCAGAGCCAGTTTCCCCATGATCCAGGTATCTCCTTGGCGGTGCAGCCGATAAAAGCCCAGTTGGGGAATTAACGTGCGGTCGGCCGGTACAAACACACCCGAGAGAAAATGGAGGTGCTCCATAAAAAACCGCCCGACCCGGTCATAGCTGTTTCCTAGCCCCTGAGGGCAGACCTGGTTGGAGAGCAGCAGCAGACGCGCATTCTCCAGACCACCGGCGGCCAGCACAAAACAGCGCGCGCGTATCGTCACCGTAGCCCGATCAGGCCGCGCAACTCGAACGCCCTCGACCACCTCTCCGGTTTCATTGGTCAGCAGTTCAAGCACATGGGCGTGCAGGCATACGGTCACGTTTGGCGCAGCCAGCAACGCCGGCCCATAGACCTGGTAAAAGCGCGTGGGATCGCCAAACTGAAACAAGGCCGTGCGCAACACCCCACTTCCTTCAGAGAGCAACGGGCGCTCCGTAGCCGAGGCCCAGGCTTCGGCCGTATAGGGACGATCTTCCAGTCCAAAAAAAGCCTGCGCTCGGCGATAGTACGGCGCAACCGTCTCATAGCCAAAAGGCCAACCGCTGAACGAAATGCCTTCGCGCCGTTCAAAATCAAGGGGATCAAGAGGACGCAGCCGAATGCGACAGACGCCCGGTGCGACTTCGTAATCCCAGAGGTGGCTCGAACCGCCCAGCGCACGTGCCCGGGCCATATCCAGCGGAAAATAAGGATAGCCAGTAATGTCGCCCCGGCTCAGCCGATTGGTAGCCGGTTCTGGCCGCTCACCTCCGGTCTCCACCAGACAAATGCGCAGCCCACTCTCACGCAGCGCCCACGCCAGCGTTAGTCCAGCGACACCTCCACCTACAATGCATAAATCGTACGGCCCGAGTTCTGGCTGTTCAAATACCTGTAGGTCAATTTTCATGGGTTTCCCCCAGGATGCAATCGCTCTACCAATACGCGCACCGGCCGAATGAGCGGATAGAGAAAGGTAAGCTGCTCGGGCAACCGGCAAAACGCCCGATCTTTTTCGGTAGGAGCCAGGGCCAACTTTAGATGATGTCCCAGATAGCCCAGGCGGTGGCGCCAGCGTTCGCGCTCTCTGAGATGATACCAGAACACAGGCCAGAAGGCATAGACCTCGGTATTGTCTCGAAACATCCACCGATGGACAACTTCGCGGGCCATGCGGTGTGCTATGCGTCTCTGACGCAACCGAGATTGTATGCCTTCTGGCACCGGCGCCCCCAGCAACGCTTCAGCTAAAATGAGTCCAATGGCCAGCACCCGTTCCACCCCAAGATCGCGTGCCTGCTGCGCGACAAAGCTCCAGTCCAGCTCCGGACAGCGGCGCACCAACTCGGCCACATCAGCCACCCAGGTCAGCTTGAGCCAGCGGTGTTTGTTGCCATGAATGACGAGATACAGCAGCAGGTCTTCAGGAGCCATGGTGCGTATGGTGCGCCCGGCGAAAGGCACCGGTCGATGCCGCGCCCATATAGCTTCAGGGTCCAGCGCCAGGTCATAGATCGTGTAGAAAAAGGCCCAGTGGAGTTCGACGACAAAATGGCGACTTTCGTGGATGAATTCGAAGCCGAGCTGCGTATCGAGATACGCTTCTTCTTCGGCACCGGACAGCATTTTATGGGCCTGATACCCCATGGCTTCCAGGACGCGACGCGCCTTTCGAAAATCAGCACGTCGCACGAGCAGATCGATGTCCACGTACACCCGCGCGGCCGGATCGCCATAGATAAGGGCAGCCAGCGCGGGCCCTTTGAAAGGAAGCACCGGAATCCCTTCCGCTTCCAGTTGATCAATGAGCCGCAACAACTCCTGGGTCTGGTGCAGGTTATGGAGGGCCAGCGACCGCGCTTCGCTTTCTAACCGAAGACGCCAGGGTTCCGGAATCGCATCCGGTGCTATCTGCAGAAGATTGCGATATACCAGCGCCACCACGCCATGCCGCAACACCCACCGATACAGACGGGCCCAGTCGAGCGGCTGCGCCAGCAGCGCCCGCAATTTTTCGGCTGACGGTGTCTCCACCTGAGTCCGCGCTGCCAGCGCCAGCACCTGGGCTTCTAAGGGGAGCGCCGAAAACAGCGACATGGCTTGCTCAGGAAAAAAACGAAGGAGACGCCTCCCGGGCGGTGCCTTCAGGCACCGTAGGCTTTATCGAGGGATTCGGCAGAGGGTGTCGGAACAACTCCTCTGGATAGTTAGGCACAGGCTGCCGCCAGATCCGACTGCGCAGCCAGCGCACGCCTCGTGAGATCCAACTTCCTGGTGGCCCCAGAAACGTTAACGCATACCCCACGCTGCTCCGTAA is part of the Rhodothermus profundi genome and harbors:
- a CDS encoding nucleotidyltransferase domain-containing protein — translated: MSLFSALPLEAQVLALAARTQVETPSAEKLRALLAQPLDWARLYRWVLRHGVVALVYRNLLQIAPDAIPEPWRLRLESEARSLALHNLHQTQELLRLIDQLEAEGIPVLPFKGPALAALIYGDPAARVYVDIDLLVRRADFRKARRVLEAMGYQAHKMLSGAEEEAYLDTQLGFEFIHESRHFVVELHWAFFYTIYDLALDPEAIWARHRPVPFAGRTIRTMAPEDLLLYLVIHGNKHRWLKLTWVADVAELVRRCPELDWSFVAQQARDLGVERVLAIGLILAEALLGAPVPEGIQSRLRQRRIAHRMAREVVHRWMFRDNTEVYAFWPVFWYHLRERERWRHRLGYLGHHLKLALAPTEKDRAFCRLPEQLTFLYPLIRPVRVLVERLHPGGNP
- a CDS encoding SAF domain-containing protein; the encoded protein is MADSYRIGVVGSGFIARGFVMAMQHVKDLRVTRVLTRTDIRNRPDFPRPELLTNSLDDLIEHADLVVECSGDVIHATEVVNRVLEAGLPVVTMDAEFHITTGSYFVDRGLLTEAEGDQPGCLAALREDILQMGFRPLVYGNIKRYLNHNPTPEEMHFWARKQGITLPQVTAFTDGTKVQIEQALVANGLGADIAVRGMLGIQSPDVEVGARTLADGARRLGHPISDYVLSPGAPAGVFIAAEHDDYQRDYLQYLKLGDGPYYVLLRPFHLCHLEIQKTIRRVLFERRILLNNTSHPRISVATVAKRPLAKGTRIERGIGSFDVRGEAVRILDEPDHVPIGLMAGAMLTRDIEPGELIRFDDVELPDTLALRAWQEILERVRLKKAVEEQPVTATTTR
- a CDS encoding FAD-dependent oxidoreductase, with the protein product MKIDLQVFEQPELGPYDLCIVGGGVAGLTLAWALRESGLRICLVETGGERPEPATNRLSRGDITGYPYFPLDMARARALGGSSHLWDYEVAPGVCRIRLRPLDPLDFERREGISFSGWPFGYETVAPYYRRAQAFFGLEDRPYTAEAWASATERPLLSEGSGVLRTALFQFGDPTRFYQVYGPALLAAPNVTVCLHAHVLELLTNETGEVVEGVRVARPDRATVTIRARCFVLAAGGLENARLLLLSNQVCPQGLGNSYDRVGRFFMEHLHFLSGVFVPADRTLIPQLGFYRLHRQGDTWIMGKLALREEVVRREGLLNYCVALWPSDRAALPRRNNPLLWGGFEALRILREAVRHRTWPEDLPRQLFRLARDMPRLIPWATTRLLSLKGKKSEERMPVAFVLHHMTEQAPNPESRVRLSRRRDVFGQPRLELHWQISRQDVESLQRAQQLVARELAHLGWGRVQVETLRRIPPDGITGGFHHMGTTRMHASPREGVVDPNCRVHGVKNLYVTGSSVFPTGGFANPTLTIVALSLRLADHLRTRLT
- a CDS encoding endonuclease/exonuclease/phosphatase family protein; this translates as MPSARKPLPLLFYAGGGSLLGLFAVAYLAYWIPPEVAWWLQLLAVGLPLLVAALGGWAVLMLWQRRWIWSGGALLALVLYGLRHAPFYEVSSENARGDTLVVMTYNLPDTHQPGLGDTLLAFASHYRPQVISFQEVGVWRFIRPQRTSTVRLIHHLRPLVERQGYQFSTPDSARGPMFAEVVTMTRLPVMQQETRPLARGPEGLIYQAVRSELCWQGRRFVHYNVRLQSYGPVKPWEMLRNGHWKRLAAWRQWLGAYRKAMLQRARQVRQLRAWIAQEQLPLILSGDFNSTPDQWFYGQLAQGLRVAGRLGGVATPTWPAARPLVRIDHVLVSREWEVLEGTVPAVQLSDHRPVIARLRWRRPPTYAETCSVDAPSAHPEGSQVN
- a CDS encoding lasso peptide isopeptide bond-forming cyclase gives rise to the protein MSAILGIIHFNGRPIALETLQPALKTLAHRGPDGHSYWQEGSVFLAHWMLHTTPESLHEQQPLIASEGDLVLVADARIDNRDELLRALQLRSRDAQPITDAELILAAYRRWGTACPDRLIGDFAFAIWDRQARRLFAARDGMGVRPFYYLYDRHRFAFATLLPAVRLLPEVPQDIDEEMILHFLAQTQYTEKERTFYQAIRRLPGGHALQVDVQGLRRWRYWQPDLEQELRFRTEAEYVEAFRACFEEAVRCRLRSAFPIGSQLSGGLDSSSVTSMAAYLLRPQVLHAGTAVFDRIPAAQRAHIDERKYAEAVIQRFPNLCPHVFQADQVSPLVHLDQILSIYGQPFFSTNYHIPVGVAQALKTHNVRVILSGLDGDSVLTYGWALLADLFYRGQWDQFAREVERFAQVEGLSARRVAQKFGGAILERWARSFQWWHFWKGGWYLQRRFDIPFRKLLMQAGVRPWVPVAWRRKREHQRLRQQEKLVRFSEAYHLSPLIEQWLAQHQTNRQRAWHPRQEHWAQLVGGIWQWVLEFANARIGWLAVEERFPFFDRRVISFSLQLPLSYKLRKGWARYLLRNALEGILPPVVQWRSSKANIGYGFTSGLLRFEAARIAQMVASSALLQPFVEPVRLRQAWDHLQARQADTNPTVDMALYLCLILQHWLKAVGAFPSWRKVE